The Prosthecobacter sp. SYSU 5D2 genome contains a region encoding:
- a CDS encoding beta-galactosidase: protein MKFSLSLYAVLGAMMAGHSGLRAQELRPWTEYRTVLWMGEKGQKNLENPKLPERLRELGMNTGMVSPGGKTDFYEANGFGFYIENTVNEGLCLKFRSNVTNWGKFINEWMESRDPGALVRAQPLEDEDWLRRMSERVTKTAKGHAAAQPLMHDLRDELSTTISANPFDYDFSETSLKAFREWLKTQYADLAALNRQWQTSFSTWEEVKPFTTDQMKQRIASGKPGPEEPKDWAAVRAVKLNPATARQERTRWNLAPWVDHRTYMDVALARALETFRQAARAADPATPVGVEGTQMPHAFGGYDLWRLAQVLDWVEPYDICNSREILGSFMPGKTILATVFEKETLAAQRRLWHLLLEGDKGCIVWWSEDVIDWSQPDLPLTEKGRALAPVMKSLTTPLAQLFLRAERERDPIAIHYSQASVQAAWMLETLADGKTWVKRFSSYEADHNNHAVMRNAWLKVFQDHGFSPVFVSSEEIEKGALEKRGIRMLALPGSRAMSDAEVAAVTAFAKRPENMLCGHGLAGFFDQHGTVRDQVPEVLAGFAESGEVGMIAISENGASLRIRDSFSSYAGERLKAKGDSYMLKVAEELRKILVVKAPVSVPVEERVRVHRYRAGSQARLVAFERNIEYKMREELAQAGGNEALEKETEFTATLAEPGHVVNLRTGEQMGLTQSFTVKLDPWQPALFAILPEAAEGDVVEKLLKAF, encoded by the coding sequence GTGAAATTCTCCCTTTCTCTATACGCTGTGTTGGGTGCGATGATGGCGGGTCATAGTGGTCTGCGGGCACAGGAGCTGCGACCCTGGACGGAGTATCGGACCGTCCTGTGGATGGGCGAGAAGGGGCAAAAGAATCTGGAAAATCCGAAGCTGCCGGAGCGGCTGCGGGAGCTGGGCATGAATACGGGGATGGTCAGCCCCGGCGGCAAGACGGATTTTTATGAGGCGAACGGGTTCGGCTTTTACATCGAAAACACGGTGAATGAGGGGCTGTGCCTGAAGTTCCGCTCCAACGTGACCAACTGGGGGAAGTTCATCAATGAGTGGATGGAAAGCCGCGACCCGGGGGCGCTGGTGCGGGCGCAGCCGCTGGAGGATGAGGACTGGCTGCGGCGGATGAGCGAGCGGGTGACGAAGACGGCAAAAGGTCATGCGGCAGCGCAGCCGCTGATGCATGATCTGCGGGATGAGCTGTCCACGACGATCTCGGCAAACCCCTTTGACTATGATTTTTCGGAGACGTCGCTGAAGGCATTCCGTGAATGGCTGAAGACGCAGTATGCGGACCTGGCGGCGCTGAACCGGCAATGGCAAACATCGTTTAGCACTTGGGAGGAGGTGAAGCCCTTCACAACGGACCAGATGAAGCAGCGGATAGCCAGCGGGAAGCCGGGACCGGAGGAACCGAAGGACTGGGCAGCGGTGCGGGCGGTGAAGCTTAACCCGGCAACGGCGCGGCAGGAGCGGACACGGTGGAACCTGGCCCCATGGGTGGACCATCGTACCTACATGGATGTGGCGCTGGCGCGCGCGCTGGAGACCTTCCGCCAGGCGGCACGGGCAGCGGACCCGGCGACGCCGGTGGGAGTGGAGGGAACGCAGATGCCGCATGCCTTTGGCGGGTATGACTTATGGCGGCTGGCGCAGGTGCTGGACTGGGTGGAGCCGTATGACATCTGCAACTCGCGGGAGATTCTGGGCTCCTTCATGCCGGGCAAGACGATCCTGGCCACAGTGTTTGAAAAGGAGACTCTGGCGGCGCAGAGGCGGCTGTGGCATCTGCTGCTGGAGGGGGACAAAGGCTGCATTGTGTGGTGGAGCGAGGACGTGATCGACTGGAGCCAGCCGGACCTGCCGCTGACGGAAAAAGGGCGGGCGCTGGCCCCGGTGATGAAGTCCCTGACGACCCCGCTGGCACAACTTTTTCTGCGGGCGGAGCGTGAGCGGGATCCCATCGCCATCCATTATTCACAGGCCAGTGTTCAGGCGGCGTGGATGCTGGAGACATTGGCAGATGGGAAGACCTGGGTGAAGCGGTTCAGCAGCTATGAGGCGGATCACAACAACCATGCGGTGATGAGGAATGCGTGGCTGAAAGTGTTTCAGGACCACGGGTTCAGCCCGGTGTTCGTCTCGTCGGAGGAGATCGAAAAAGGGGCGCTGGAAAAGCGCGGCATCCGCATGCTGGCGCTGCCGGGCAGCCGGGCGATGAGTGACGCGGAAGTGGCAGCGGTGACGGCCTTTGCCAAGCGCCCGGAGAACATGTTGTGCGGACACGGCCTGGCGGGTTTCTTTGATCAACACGGCACGGTGCGTGACCAGGTGCCGGAGGTGCTGGCGGGCTTTGCGGAGAGCGGAGAGGTGGGGATGATCGCTATCAGCGAGAACGGTGCCTCCCTCCGTATCCGGGACAGTTTCAGCAGCTATGCGGGCGAGCGGCTGAAGGCCAAGGGCGATTCCTATATGCTAAAGGTCGCGGAGGAATTGCGCAAAATCCTGGTGGTGAAAGCACCGGTCAGTGTGCCGGTGGAGGAGCGGGTGCGGGTGCACCGCTACCGCGCCGGCTCGCAGGCACGGCTGGTGGCCTTTGAAAGGAACATCGAATACAAGATGCGTGAGGAACTGGCACAAGCGGGCGGCAATGAGGCGCTTGAAAAGGAAACGGAATTCACCGCAACGCTGGCAGAACCAGGGCATGTGGTGAACCTGCGCACGGGGGAACAGATGGGCCTAACCCAATCTTTTACTGTGAAGCTGGATCCGTGGCAGCCAGCGCTGTTCGCCATCCTGCCTGAGGCGGCGGAAGGGGATGTGGTGGAGAAGCTGCTGAAGGCGTTTTGA
- a CDS encoding PrsW family glutamic-type intramembrane protease encodes MIHGWRAQTHYWSHNGPFLKRLAVAIVALSFSTALLIVSLAPDDSRYATRDPMEEKIRTGWQELHRASEPRPHEMVRWLHHVTDNIHRLSSVREIKTTTWSDYETDGRLAGHEVRPLLAQHAPDPAIIQLWEDYIHATLTRDADIARRLAQLAAQEPPPITANLIQTYLLIETAPSQSLSFLLREATHHPSPLVREAALHTAIRLKDGPAMRLIASQPDWWEAMPDSLRRSAARDLGDFRLQWQTMLGYRFLFGAPWGTLAMALLAAFIWYAILVLHGVRGSWRWVIPLLPLLAGILSVWPVFFIDAWQEFALGMKEDGSLHRDLWYQIGGVGMREEFCKLLLASLFLPWLLLKRPPGGALMVGAFVGLGFALEENINYYLQYDAGIPLTRFFTANFFHAALTGISTHALYLLLRSRFGTADRFIVTFIGVAVAHGSYNFGNSASLAGLEAYLPIVILALVAWHFFDLVDHECQPGRQWLSPASVFLVGTALLMAVVFLSIAIRTQSMEELVLAATQAVSLFPAVFIYWRRLGV; translated from the coding sequence ATGATCCACGGCTGGCGCGCACAAACCCATTACTGGAGTCATAACGGCCCCTTTCTCAAACGGCTGGCAGTTGCCATCGTCGCTCTGAGTTTTTCCACCGCCCTGCTCATCGTTAGCCTGGCTCCGGATGACAGCCGTTATGCCACCCGGGATCCGATGGAGGAAAAAATCCGCACCGGCTGGCAGGAGCTGCATCGGGCCAGCGAGCCACGACCTCACGAAATGGTTCGCTGGCTACATCACGTCACGGATAACATCCACCGCCTCAGTTCAGTGCGTGAGATCAAGACCACCACCTGGAGCGACTATGAAACCGACGGCCGCCTGGCCGGTCACGAAGTGCGTCCCTTGCTGGCGCAGCACGCCCCAGATCCTGCCATCATCCAGCTTTGGGAAGACTACATCCACGCCACCCTCACACGGGATGCAGACATCGCCCGCCGTCTGGCCCAGCTCGCCGCCCAGGAGCCACCGCCCATCACGGCCAATCTCATCCAGACCTACCTGTTGATTGAGACCGCCCCATCACAGTCCCTTTCGTTTCTGCTTCGTGAGGCCACCCATCATCCCTCCCCCCTGGTGCGGGAGGCTGCGCTCCACACCGCCATCCGGTTGAAAGACGGCCCCGCCATGCGCCTCATCGCCAGCCAGCCGGACTGGTGGGAGGCCATGCCAGACAGCCTTCGCCGCAGTGCCGCCCGGGACCTGGGGGACTTCCGTCTCCAGTGGCAGACCATGCTTGGCTATCGCTTCTTGTTTGGCGCGCCCTGGGGCACCCTGGCCATGGCATTGCTGGCCGCTTTCATCTGGTATGCCATTCTGGTGCTGCATGGCGTGCGCGGCTCCTGGCGCTGGGTCATCCCCTTGCTGCCCCTCCTGGCGGGCATCCTTAGTGTCTGGCCTGTGTTCTTCATTGATGCGTGGCAGGAGTTTGCTCTGGGCATGAAGGAGGACGGCTCCTTGCACCGGGATCTCTGGTATCAGATCGGCGGCGTCGGCATGCGCGAGGAGTTTTGCAAATTGCTCCTCGCCTCCCTTTTCTTGCCCTGGCTTCTCCTCAAACGCCCCCCCGGTGGTGCCCTCATGGTGGGAGCCTTCGTTGGCCTCGGTTTCGCCCTGGAGGAAAACATCAACTACTACTTGCAGTATGATGCAGGCATTCCACTCACTCGCTTCTTCACGGCCAATTTTTTCCATGCTGCTCTCACCGGCATCTCCACCCACGCCCTCTACCTGCTCCTGCGCAGCCGCTTCGGCACGGCGGACCGCTTCATCGTCACCTTCATTGGCGTCGCCGTCGCCCATGGCTCGTATAACTTCGGCAATTCAGCCTCTCTGGCCGGACTCGAGGCCTACCTTCCCATCGTCATCCTGGCCTTGGTCGCCTGGCATTTTTTCGACCTCGTGGATCATGAATGCCAGCCCGGCCGCCAGTGGCTGTCACCCGCCTCCGTCTTCCTCGTCGGCACCGCCCTGCTTATGGCCGTCGTCTTTCTCTCCATCGCCATCCGCACCCAGAGCATGGAGGAGCTCGTCCTCGCCGCCACCCAGGCTGTCTCCCTCTTCCCCGCCGTCTTCATCTACTGGCGGCGGCTCGGAGTCTGA
- the mtnA gene encoding S-methyl-5-thioribose-1-phosphate isomerase, translated as MLVSGTPYRTIWLHDKAVRIIDQRRLPWTFDLLDLHTTAEVAEAIRDMAVRGAGLIGATAGYGMWLAAQEATSPDELQSLADSLIRTRPTAVNLSWAVHRQLAAIQAAGFENRVATALATAQAIADEDAAACAAIGRHGLAIIRDIAARKPGQTVNILTHCNAGWLAFVDHGSATAPIYAAHAAGIPVHVWVDETRPRNQGARLTAWELAQQGVPHTVIADNTGGHLMQHGQVDLVITGADRVTRSGDVANKIGTYLKALAARDNGVPFYVALPSSTFDWTLRDGVQGIPIEQRGDDEVTHMEGITTGGTVETLRIVSPGSPAANYAFDVTPARLITGLITERGACPAEEPAICGLHGQETAQHLTPSIS; from the coding sequence ATGCTTGTTTCCGGGACCCCCTACCGCACCATCTGGCTTCATGATAAAGCCGTCCGCATCATAGATCAGCGGCGGCTTCCCTGGACCTTTGATCTGCTGGACCTGCACACCACCGCTGAGGTCGCCGAAGCCATTCGCGATATGGCCGTGCGCGGGGCGGGTTTGATCGGGGCCACCGCCGGTTACGGCATGTGGCTGGCCGCCCAGGAAGCCACATCTCCTGACGAATTACAAAGCCTCGCCGACAGCCTCATCCGCACCCGGCCCACCGCCGTGAACTTGAGCTGGGCCGTCCACCGCCAGCTTGCCGCCATCCAGGCCGCCGGTTTTGAAAACCGTGTCGCCACCGCCCTCGCCACCGCGCAGGCAATCGCAGATGAAGACGCCGCCGCCTGTGCCGCCATTGGTCGCCATGGCCTGGCCATCATTCGCGACATCGCCGCACGCAAGCCGGGCCAGACCGTCAATATCCTCACCCATTGCAATGCCGGTTGGCTGGCCTTTGTGGATCACGGCTCTGCCACCGCCCCCATCTATGCCGCCCACGCCGCCGGCATCCCCGTGCATGTCTGGGTTGATGAAACCCGCCCGCGCAACCAGGGGGCCCGCCTCACCGCCTGGGAGCTGGCGCAGCAGGGCGTGCCGCACACCGTCATTGCGGACAATACCGGCGGCCACCTCATGCAGCATGGCCAGGTGGATCTTGTCATCACCGGGGCCGACCGCGTCACCCGTTCGGGCGATGTCGCCAACAAAATCGGCACCTATTTAAAAGCCCTCGCCGCCCGCGACAATGGCGTCCCCTTTTACGTCGCCCTGCCCAGTTCCACATTCGACTGGACCCTCCGTGACGGAGTCCAGGGCATTCCCATCGAGCAGCGTGGCGATGATGAAGTCACCCACATGGAAGGCATCACCACAGGTGGAACGGTGGAAACATTGCGCATCGTTTCACCCGGCTCGCCTGCGGCCAATTACGCCTTCGATGTCACCCCCGCCCGCCTCATCACCGGCCTCATCACCGAACGTGGCGCCTGCCCGGCAGAGGAGCCGGCCATCTGCGGCCTGCATGGTCAGGAAACAGCGCAGCACCTAACACCAAGCATTTCATGA
- a CDS encoding c-type cytochrome domain-containing protein, with translation MKSSSLLFSSYQLALSASLLISLGAASAQESISYEKQILPLWDAHCMDCHGANDADGGLALDTFAALMKGGEEGVSIIAGKADDSLLVKFLEGRSGRGGKNEFMPPGKRDKLKAEEIALIKAWINAGALGPVMADKPPAPREVITPKIAPKVAPKRSIQAMAYSEAAKLIAIGRYGEVELLNPITRSVIRKLGGFKGRVNALAFSADGATVYAAGGEAGIIGEVRSWKTADGSALQSFAGHTDACYALALSPDGQILATGGYDQKIRLWDASKGTELKLLTGHNGSVNGLAFRTDGKVLASASADRTVKLWAMPEGARLDTLAQPLKEQNAVVFSADGNQLFGAGMDSRIRVWQISATAKEGSNSISTSRFAHEGGILGLTLSRDGSLLASSASDRSMKIWDAASLTEKTVLEKQSDWTPALAFAEKGQLFSGRADGSLGVYDSVTGKPVAMAAPAPKTKMVVAAKPKASPKPELTRIVTPVLHSGGSVTLALQGKNLEANPKVHFSHPEIQGIVVKSSVEPNQLRIKTTAPTSLPRGAYDVWLTTDHGETARMKVHADDLPATVSTPAHFKDGPFAITQLPASLWGKLVETGQQDVYQITVKAGEELVFDLAVKQVGSTALSPRLEILDTALNVLALNRGLDPGSDPFIAWKAPADGSYLVRVSNTTLDGSATHLYRLTLGALPYVTGWQPLSSTAEVESTVTLIGHHLEGIAPIVVKPGSTGLLPVPLPAGNIRYRVNPSQHVSNLPHCAEVEPNNEVNNTQAIPVPGTVQGRLFSDNPHGDADLYVFEAKKGDSWIIETLAAMAGSPADTKLEILDAKGQPVPRLLLQSVRDSYNNFRSVDANNPDIRLQNWEEMELNEYVYFNGDIMKTFRMPRGPDSGFLFYSTYGKRRSYFDTSTTSHALDEACYTVIPHPLGTPLVPNGLPVFTLHYANDDEGTRKLGRDSRLTFTAPADGRFIIRVTDTRGLSGERFVYSLTVRQPAPDFTLAVDTNNLTAIPARSSIGFAVKADRKDGFEGPIRVDIAHVPEGFYASSPILIEAGHTLATGSIHALPTAKPDADWSKVTVTATAEITGKTVTHTAANFGKMTLGPAPKFIVYLEPDADGKPVMRQDTQEASPLELTLVPGQTVKAWIRVERNNKFDDLINFDVHNLPHGVIIDDIGLNGVQVRAGENERPIFFRCSSWVQDQDRLCHATMASARAEQDSSGLATSFPVLLKIRKAPGVATR, from the coding sequence ATGAAATCATCATCTCTTTTATTCAGCAGCTATCAACTGGCGCTTTCTGCATCGCTTTTAATATCACTTGGAGCCGCCAGCGCCCAAGAATCCATCTCCTACGAGAAACAAATCCTGCCGCTCTGGGATGCCCACTGCATGGACTGCCATGGTGCGAATGATGCAGACGGGGGCCTCGCTTTGGACACCTTTGCGGCCCTCATGAAAGGCGGGGAGGAAGGCGTCTCCATCATCGCGGGCAAGGCGGATGACAGCTTGCTGGTGAAGTTTCTCGAAGGCCGTTCGGGCAGGGGCGGGAAAAACGAATTCATGCCGCCAGGCAAACGCGACAAGTTGAAGGCGGAGGAGATTGCGCTCATCAAAGCCTGGATCAATGCCGGAGCCCTGGGACCCGTCATGGCGGACAAACCCCCCGCTCCTCGCGAAGTCATCACGCCCAAGATCGCTCCCAAAGTCGCCCCGAAACGATCCATCCAGGCTATGGCTTATTCCGAGGCAGCCAAGCTCATCGCCATCGGCCGATATGGCGAGGTGGAATTGCTGAATCCTATCACACGTTCGGTTATACGAAAGCTCGGCGGATTCAAAGGCCGCGTCAATGCCCTCGCCTTTTCAGCCGATGGCGCGACCGTTTATGCAGCGGGAGGTGAAGCAGGCATCATCGGCGAAGTGCGCTCCTGGAAAACCGCCGATGGCAGCGCCTTGCAATCCTTTGCCGGGCATACCGATGCCTGTTACGCGCTCGCACTGTCTCCTGATGGCCAGATTCTCGCCACGGGTGGATATGATCAAAAGATCCGCCTTTGGGATGCCTCCAAGGGAACAGAACTCAAACTGCTCACCGGCCACAATGGCAGCGTCAATGGCCTTGCCTTCCGGACTGACGGGAAAGTGCTGGCCAGTGCCAGTGCGGACCGCACCGTGAAATTGTGGGCCATGCCGGAGGGCGCGCGGCTGGACACGCTGGCCCAGCCGCTCAAGGAGCAAAACGCCGTGGTCTTCAGTGCCGATGGCAATCAGCTTTTTGGTGCCGGCATGGACAGCCGCATCCGCGTCTGGCAGATCAGCGCCACGGCCAAGGAAGGCAGCAACAGCATCAGTACCTCCCGTTTTGCTCATGAGGGCGGCATCCTCGGACTTACGCTTTCCCGCGATGGTAGCCTGCTCGCCTCCAGCGCCTCCGACCGTTCCATGAAGATCTGGGATGCGGCCAGTCTGACGGAAAAAACCGTGCTCGAAAAACAGTCCGACTGGACCCCGGCGCTGGCCTTTGCCGAAAAAGGCCAGCTCTTTAGCGGCCGCGCCGATGGCAGCTTGGGCGTCTATGACAGCGTGACCGGCAAACCCGTCGCCATGGCCGCTCCGGCTCCGAAGACCAAGATGGTGGTCGCCGCCAAGCCGAAGGCGTCGCCGAAACCAGAGCTCACCCGCATCGTCACACCTGTGCTGCACAGCGGCGGCAGCGTCACACTTGCCCTCCAGGGGAAAAATCTGGAGGCGAATCCCAAAGTCCACTTCAGCCACCCGGAGATCCAGGGCATTGTCGTCAAGTCCTCCGTCGAGCCTAACCAACTGCGCATCAAGACCACCGCCCCGACCAGCCTGCCTCGCGGCGCTTATGACGTATGGCTCACCACGGATCACGGTGAGACGGCCCGCATGAAGGTGCACGCCGATGACCTGCCCGCCACGGTCAGCACGCCAGCGCATTTTAAAGACGGCCCCTTTGCCATCACACAACTTCCCGCCAGCCTCTGGGGAAAGCTGGTGGAGACCGGCCAGCAGGATGTTTATCAGATCACCGTCAAGGCAGGCGAGGAACTTGTCTTTGACCTCGCTGTCAAGCAGGTCGGCAGCACCGCGCTATCCCCCCGACTGGAGATCCTCGACACTGCGTTGAATGTGCTTGCTCTCAATCGCGGCCTGGATCCCGGCAGCGATCCCTTCATCGCCTGGAAAGCACCTGCCGACGGCAGCTACCTCGTACGTGTCAGCAACACCACGCTGGATGGCAGCGCCACTCACCTCTACCGCCTCACCCTGGGCGCACTGCCCTACGTCACCGGCTGGCAGCCCCTCTCATCCACGGCTGAGGTCGAATCCACCGTCACCCTCATCGGCCATCATCTGGAGGGCATCGCCCCCATCGTGGTCAAGCCCGGCAGCACCGGCCTCCTGCCCGTCCCGCTCCCTGCGGGAAACATCCGCTACCGCGTCAATCCCAGCCAGCATGTCAGCAATTTGCCGCATTGTGCCGAGGTCGAGCCTAACAATGAAGTCAACAACACCCAGGCCATTCCCGTGCCCGGCACTGTCCAGGGGCGTCTCTTTTCAGACAATCCGCATGGCGATGCAGACCTTTATGTGTTCGAGGCGAAAAAGGGCGACTCCTGGATCATCGAAACCCTCGCCGCCATGGCCGGCTCTCCCGCCGATACCAAGCTGGAAATCCTGGATGCAAAAGGCCAGCCCGTGCCGCGCCTGCTGCTCCAGTCCGTGCGCGACAGCTACAACAACTTCCGCAGCGTGGATGCCAACAACCCCGACATCCGCCTGCAAAACTGGGAGGAGATGGAGCTCAATGAATACGTCTATTTTAATGGCGACATCATGAAGACCTTCCGCATGCCGCGTGGCCCGGACAGTGGCTTTCTCTTCTATTCCACCTATGGCAAACGCCGCTCCTATTTTGACACCAGTACCACCAGCCACGCGCTGGATGAGGCCTGCTACACGGTCATCCCTCATCCGTTAGGCACGCCCCTGGTTCCCAACGGCCTGCCTGTCTTCACCCTCCATTATGCCAATGATGACGAAGGCACCCGCAAGCTCGGCCGCGATTCCCGCCTCACCTTCACCGCCCCGGCCGATGGCCGTTTCATCATCCGCGTCACGGATACTCGCGGCCTCTCTGGGGAGCGCTTTGTGTATTCACTTACCGTCCGTCAGCCCGCGCCGGATTTCACCCTCGCGGTGGATACCAACAACCTCACCGCCATCCCCGCCCGCTCCTCCATCGGCTTCGCCGTCAAGGCGGACCGCAAGGACGGATTCGAAGGCCCCATCCGTGTGGACATTGCCCATGTGCCGGAGGGTTTTTATGCCTCCTCGCCCATCCTCATTGAGGCCGGGCATACTCTCGCCACCGGCAGCATTCATGCGCTGCCCACAGCCAAACCGGATGCGGATTGGAGCAAAGTCACCGTCACCGCCACCGCCGAAATCACAGGCAAAACCGTGACACACACCGCCGCTAACTTTGGGAAAATGACTCTCGGTCCCGCCCCCAAATTTATCGTCTATCTCGAGCCAGATGCCGATGGCAAACCGGTCATGCGCCAGGATACCCAGGAAGCCAGTCCGCTGGAGCTGACGCTGGTCCCCGGCCAGACCGTCAAGGCCTGGATCCGGGTGGAGCGGAACAACAAATTTGATGATCTCATCAACTTCGATGTTCATAATCTGCCCCATGGTGTCATCATTGACGACATCGGCCTCAATGGCGTGCAGGTGCGCGCGGGTGAAAACGAGCGCCCCATCTTCTTCCGCTGCTCCTCCTGGGTGCAGGACCAGGACCGCCTCTGCCACGCCACCATGGCCTCAGCCCGTGCCGAACAGGACAGCTCGGGCCTCGCCACCAGCTTCCCCGTTTTGCTAAAAATCCGCAAAGCGCCCGGCGTAGCCACCCGCTGA
- a CDS encoding addiction module protein: MTLADFPQLRALPVREKLLIVDEIWASMAGAELAVSEQEKYELDERWAQFESDPSWALTLEEFQSCINARRA, from the coding sequence ATGACTCTGGCTGATTTCCCACAATTGCGCGCCTTGCCGGTGCGTGAGAAGCTTTTGATCGTAGATGAGATTTGGGCCTCAATGGCTGGAGCTGAACTGGCGGTCTCTGAGCAGGAGAAATACGAACTCGACGAACGTTGGGCACAATTTGAAAGCGATCCATCATGGGCACTGACGTTGGAAGAATTCCAGTCATGCATAAATGCCAGACGTGCATGA
- a CDS encoding DUF1553 domain-containing protein → MKFLRQCLLLSLFSAALHAAEAPSFRNDIQPIMTRYGCNMGACHGAAAGQGGFRLSLRGFDDEGDYLSITRSAMGRRINGDDPARSLLLLKAVKTVPHKGDKRFEMDSEAYQTLVDWIAHGTPGPRAEDARLVSLEVTPKQLVSKPGSEQQLKVLAKFSDGRTEDVTRWAKFNAVNASVATVDDHGLIKVTGAGEGTVSAWYLSRLDIAIVSVPQEGATDETLFAQLKPRNFVDDLVLEKLRALNIPPSAQCSDGDFIRRAHLDTIGVLPTAEETRAFLADAAPDKRDRLIESLLSRPEFVDYWSHRWSDLLLVNSDKLTPEGMWAYYHWIRSRVAANTPWDVMVRDLLTATGSTLENGAGNFFLLHDEPARLSETVSVAFLGTAMNCAKCHNHPLEKWTNDEYYAFANLFSRVRTKNGATADERVVFSATEGDLVQPLTGKPQAPRPLEVTEPVSITAPEDRRIPMAAWLTSPDNRLFKRTITNRVWANFFGVGLVESVDDIRITNPASNEKLLDAACDHLVNHKFDLKSLMRVILQSETYQRSSETIYQNEKDTRYYSHFYPRRLKAEILLDSVAQVTAVPTTFNIDRRNANKGTKTSYPMGFRALQLPDSNIASYFLKSFGRADRIATCECERTNEPSMAQALHIANGDTMNDKLATKDNRVDQLLNSDQPDEKLVEDAYLIALARSPTPAEKTKATELLATAPAADRRTTLEDLFWALMSSKEFLFNH, encoded by the coding sequence ATGAAATTTCTCCGTCAGTGTCTGCTCCTCAGCCTCTTCAGTGCCGCCCTCCATGCCGCTGAAGCCCCCAGTTTCCGCAACGACATCCAACCAATCATGACCCGTTACGGCTGCAACATGGGCGCCTGTCATGGGGCAGCAGCAGGGCAGGGGGGATTCCGGCTTTCACTGCGCGGGTTTGATGACGAGGGGGACTACCTTTCCATCACCCGCTCTGCCATGGGCCGCCGGATCAATGGCGATGATCCTGCCCGCAGCCTGCTGCTTTTGAAGGCGGTGAAAACTGTGCCTCACAAGGGCGACAAGCGCTTTGAGATGGACTCCGAAGCCTACCAAACTTTGGTGGACTGGATCGCCCATGGCACGCCTGGGCCGAGGGCGGAAGATGCGCGTCTCGTTTCCCTGGAGGTCACGCCTAAACAATTGGTTAGCAAGCCGGGCAGCGAGCAGCAGCTCAAGGTCTTGGCCAAGTTCAGCGATGGCCGCACGGAAGACGTCACTCGCTGGGCCAAATTCAATGCCGTGAATGCCAGCGTCGCCACCGTGGATGACCACGGCCTTATCAAAGTCACTGGGGCAGGCGAGGGTACCGTCAGTGCCTGGTACCTCAGTCGCCTGGACATCGCCATCGTCAGCGTTCCCCAGGAAGGCGCAACTGACGAAACCCTCTTTGCCCAGCTCAAGCCGCGCAACTTTGTGGATGACCTCGTGCTGGAAAAACTGCGCGCGCTGAACATCCCGCCTTCCGCGCAATGCAGTGATGGTGACTTCATCCGCCGCGCTCATCTGGATACCATCGGCGTGCTGCCCACCGCTGAAGAAACCCGCGCCTTCCTGGCCGATGCCGCGCCTGACAAACGCGACCGCCTCATCGAATCGCTGCTCTCGCGGCCTGAGTTTGTGGACTACTGGTCCCATCGCTGGAGCGACCTCCTTTTGGTCAACAGTGACAAGCTCACGCCCGAGGGCATGTGGGCTTATTACCACTGGATCCGCAGCCGCGTCGCGGCCAACACACCATGGGATGTCATGGTGCGTGACCTGCTCACCGCCACTGGCAGCACGCTGGAAAATGGCGCGGGAAATTTCTTCCTGCTGCATGACGAGCCGGCCCGCCTTTCAGAAACCGTCTCCGTGGCCTTTCTCGGCACCGCCATGAACTGCGCCAAGTGCCACAACCACCCGCTGGAAAAGTGGACCAATGATGAATACTATGCCTTCGCCAATCTCTTCTCCCGCGTCCGCACCAAGAACGGTGCCACTGCCGATGAGCGCGTCGTCTTCAGCGCCACCGAGGGTGATCTCGTGCAGCCCCTCACCGGCAAGCCTCAAGCTCCACGCCCGCTCGAAGTGACCGAGCCCGTTTCCATCACCGCACCCGAGGACCGCCGCATCCCCATGGCCGCCTGGCTCACCTCGCCGGACAACCGCCTTTTCAAACGCACCATCACCAACCGCGTCTGGGCCAACTTCTTCGGCGTCGGTCTGGTGGAGTCCGTGGATGATATCCGCATCACCAACCCCGCCAGCAATGAGAAGCTCCTCGATGCCGCCTGTGATCACCTGGTTAACCACAAGTTCGACCTCAAATCCCTGATGCGCGTCATCTTGCAAAGCGAGACCTACCAGCGCAGCAGTGAGACAATCTACCAAAACGAAAAAGACACCCGTTACTACAGCCATTTTTACCCGCGTCGCCTCAAGGCTGAAATCCTGCTGGATTCCGTCGCCCAGGTCACCGCGGTGCCCACCACGTTTAACATAGACCGCCGCAATGCCAACAAAGGCACCAAGACCTCCTATCCCATGGGCTTCCGCGCCTTGCAGCTTCCCGATTCCAACATCGCCAGCTACTTCCTGAAAAGCTTCGGCCGCGCCGACCGCATCGCCACCTGCGAGTGCGAGCGCACCAACGAACCCAGCATGGCCCAGGCCCTGCATATCGCCAATGGCGATACCATGAATGACAAGCTTGCCACCAAGGACAACCGAGTGGACCAGCTCCTGAATTCAGATCAGCCTGACGAAAAACTCGTCGAGGACGCCTACCTCATCGCCCTCGCCCGCTCCCCCACCCCGGCGGAGAAAACCAAAGCCACCGAGCTCCTCGCCACCGCCCCCGCCGCAGACCGCCGCACCACCCTCGAAGATCTTTTCTGGGCCCTCATGAGTTCGAAGGAGTTTTTGTTTAACCACTAG